In the Egibacteraceae bacterium genome, CCCAAGAAACCCCCCAAGAAGTCCCCCACCCCGGCACCCTCGGGCGTCACCAATGGTGCGCCCGCACCGGCCAAGGCCAAGCCTGCGAAGGGGGCGCCGGCCACGGCTGCTCCCGCCCCAACGCCGAGTGCCCGCGCCCTCGCCCTGCCTCCGCAGGCGGGAAGCCGCCCCGCCGCCGGCCGGTCCGGGAGCAGAGGCGTGCGAGCCAGCGGCGGCCACCGGGTGGACCTGTGGACCGGTGAGCGCAGTGCCCTGCTGTCCTCGGACTGGCTCGGCTACCTCACCCTGTCCGGTATCGAGCCGTCACAGCACGCCCTCGACGACATCCCCGAGGAGATGCTCGCGCGTTACCAGTCCGCGACGATCATCTGCCCGGGCCTGCCGTGGCCGGTGCTCGCGGCCGTCGGCAAGGTCGAGACCAACCACGCCCGCAACCTCGGCGTGAGCTCGGCGGGCGCCCGGGGGCCGATGCAGTTTATGCCGGCGAGCTGGCGCGCGTTCGGGCTCGACGCGAACGGTGACGGCCGTGCGGACGTCAACGACCGTGACGACGCGGTGCTGAGCGCCGCCTCCTACCTGTGCGAGCACGGCGGCGGCGACCCCGAAACGCTGCACGAGGCGCTCTACGGCTACAACCACGCCTGGTGGTACGTGGAGCGGGTCCTGAACATCGCCCGCCGCTACGTCGACGGCGCGTGGGACCCCCAGGCGCCGCTCCTCCCGCTCGACGTCGACGCGCTGCTCCTCAATCCCCGCCTGAAGGTCTATCCCGGTGGGCGGGCCGACATCGCCGCCGGCCGCATCGACGGGCGGGTTCTCCACCTGCTCGCCCTGCTCACGCGGCAGCACGAGATCACCGTCGTGTCGCTGCAGACCGGCCACAGCAAGCACGTGGCCGGCACCAACCGCGTGTCGAACCACTACCTGGGACGCGCGGTCGACATCGCGGCGATCGACGGCGAACGCGTGAGCGTGAGCAGCGCCCGGGCCAGGGCGCTCGTGACCTGGCTCGCGTCGCTCGACGGGCCGCGAAGGCCCCGGGAGGTCGGCAGCCCCTTCGCCGACTTCCGCCCGCAGGCCGGGCACTTCAACGACGCGATGCACATGGGCCATGTCCACATCGGCTGGGGGGCCGTGCCACTCCACTGAGGGTGGCCCCAGTGAGGTTGGACCCGGCGGGCCCCCGCACCACCACTGGTGCCGGGGGCCGCCCCGCGTTTGTGGTTCCGGGGGTGAAGTGGATGGCTGGCCGATCTCGCACATGGCGAGTTCCGCATGCGGGATTTCGTCAATCTTGAGGATGACCGCGGTGCGTTCGCGGGCGAGGATTGAGGTCCATCACACCCGAAGGCTTGAGTTCACCCGATGGCAGATCGTGGAGACGCCGCAGTCGGCGCGCGCGGGGCGGCGCGGCTGCTCGGCCGTTCCGGCGAAAGGCAGGCGGTCGCGACGTTCCTCGCTGACATTCGCCGCGGCAGCCGGGTGGTAGTCGTCGTCGGCGAGGTCGGCATGGGCAAGACGCTCCTGTGGGCCCATGCCGTGGAGAGAGCGGCCGCTGGGGGCCACCGGGTGTTGGCAGCGCGTGCGGCGGCCGACGAGTCCAAGCTCGCCTACACGCTCCTTATTGACCTGCTCGAACCGGTCCTCGACGCCTCCCGCGGTCTTGCCGAGCCGTTGCGTGTTGCGCTGGAAACGGCGCTGCTGCGCCGAGGCTCTGCTGACGGGCACCGCACGGATGACGAGGGCGCCGTAGCTCGAGGTGTCCTCGCGATGCTGCGGACGCTTTCCGAGCAGGCACCCGTCACTGTCGCAGTCGACGACCTGCACTTGGCCGACGTGGAGTCCCGCAGAGCGCTCACCTTCGCGCTCCGACGGCTGCAGGCGGAGCCCATCGGCGTCTTCGCCACACTCCGTGAGCAGGCGGACGCGGCCGGTTTGGAAACGCGGGCCGGCCGGCACCCCAGCGACGTGCTGACGCTGGGCCCGCTGGAACGCGAAGCCTTCATCGACGTGGTGTGCGCGCACGCCATCTCCCAGCCGACGCTGTCGACCATCGAGCATCTCGGGGTCGCCACCGGCTGGAACCCGGGCGCGGCGCTGCTCATCGCCGAGGAGATGCACCGGCGCGGCGACCCGCCACTGCGTCCCGACCGCTTTCCGATCCCTGAAGTGCTTGCGCGACCGTTCACTCACGAGCTCGACGCCCTGCCGCAGACCACCCAAGAGCTGCTGCTCATCGCCGCATGCATGTCGCACCCCACCCTGGCGGAAATGGAGGCGGCAAGCGGCCACGCGGCTGCGGGCGCCGATGGTATCGACCCGGCCATGGCGAGAGGCCTCGTGAGCGTCACCAACGAACGGGTGCGGTTCGCCCACCCCATCCTGCCGTCGGTCATCTGCAGCCGCGCCACCCTGCGGCAGCGCCGCAAGGCCAACGAGCGCCTAGGCCAGGCCGTCGTCAACCCCGACGAGCAGGTGCGTCACGAGGCCCTGGCCGCCACCAGCGTCGACGCCGCCCTCGCCGACAGGCTCACGCAGGCCGGTCGCCGGGCCGCCGCCCGTGGAGCGATGTCGTTGGCCGTGGACCACCTCACCCGGGCCGTGCGCTTCACGCCGAGCGACCAGCGCTCCGCCGCCACGCAGCGGCGGATCCTCGCCGCGCGCTACCACCGCGGCGTCGGGGATGTCCGCAGCGCGAGGCCGCTGCTCGAACAGGCCGCCGCAGGTGCCACTCCCGGGGCTGACCGCGCCGAGGCGCTGCTCGCGCTCGCCGAGCTGCGACGCGACGGGGGTGAGCTCGGCGCCGCCGTGACGCTCCTCGTGCTCGCCGCTGAAGAGGCGACCGACACGCCAGCCCTCGCATCCACAATCAGCCGAGAGCTCGCCTGGATGCAGCTCCTGTCAGGGGATGCCCGAAGTGCTCGCTGCCGCGCCGCGGAGGCCCTCATCGAGGCCCGCCGATCCGGGCAAGGGGCAGCCCTTGCGGGCAGCCTCACGCTGTCGGCAACCCTCGCTCGCGTGACGCGGGGACGAGGCCGACCGGATCAGCTCGAGCGCGCCGCTGGCAGTGCGCGCGACGCCGCCCTGCCGATCGCGGTGAGCCATGACGTCGAGGCCGCCCGTTGCCACGCCGCAGCCGGTCGGTTCGAAGCCGGCCGAGCCGGCCTCGAAGCGCTGCACCGACGGCTCCTGCTGCGCGGCCGCGACGACGAACTGCCCTATCTGCTCGGCCACCTCGCGACGCTCGAATGCCGCGCCGCCCGCTGGGATATGGCGCTCACGTACAGCAGCGAGGGGATGGCGGTGGCGCGGCGCTGCGGGCTGCGGCTCATCGAGCCGTGGCTGCTGCATGCCGAGGCCTTCGCGCGCGGCTGTCTCGGCCAGCACCCAGAGGCGCGGGCGGCCGCAGAGGCAGGCCTGCGGCTGGCCACTGAACAGGGTGTGGCGTGGTGGGCGTGGCGTAACCGGTGGGTGCAGGGCTTCATCGCCCTGTCAGAAGGTGACCTGCAGGCCGCGGCGCAGGCGCTGGTGCCCGTGCAACGTGCGGCCCGTGAGGCCGGCGTCGTCGACGTCGACGAGACGCCGTGGAGCACCGACGCCTTCGAGGCGCTCATCGGGCTGGGGGAGCTGGAAGCGGCCGAGCAGGCCCTGACCGACCATGAAAACCTCCTTGCGTTGCAGGACCGGCCGGTGGCCAACCTCATCGCGGACCGCTCCCGCGGCCTGCTCGCCGCCGCGGTGGGCGATCGCCCGGAGGCGCTGACCTGCCTCGAACGGTCGACAAAGGGCCTCGAGCGGCTCGAGACGCCCTTCGAGCTGGCCCGAAGCCTCGTCGCCTTGGGGATGATTCAGCGACGCGACCGCAAGCCGGCAGCGGCCTCCGCGGCGCTGACCGAGGCGGCCGCGATCTTCCGGCGGTTCGGTGCGACGGTCTGGGCGGACCGCACCCGAGCGGAGTTCCCCCAGACCGAGTCAGGCTCGACCGGCCCTCTGACGCCGACGGAGCGCCGCATCGCCTCCTTGGCTGCCGACGGCCGCACGAACAAGGAAATCTCGGCCCTCGTCTACGCCAGCCCCAAGACCGTCGAGTCGCACCTGTCGCGGGTCTACCGCAAGCTCGGTATACGCTCCCGCGCCGAACTGGGGCGGGCGCTCGAGCGGTAGGGGGGCCACTGGGCGCGCCGCCGCCCGCCGCCTCATCGAGGCCGGTCCGTCGCCTTTGTAGCAGACTATGGTGCTTATTCGATCGCTGTATGGGTTTCCCCGACGCTCTCGGCGACCGGCGGACGACAAGGGCCACGGCACGAGCGAGGCGGGCGAGTTCACTGCCAGCCGGCGCGGCGGACCGACGCGACGCCTTCTCCGATGTGACGCCGACGACACCTCACCACGGGGGGCCATCAGCGCCATCGCAGGCACCGGGTTCGCCCTGGCATGCACCGCCGACAGGTACTGCCCAGGGGACGCGGTGCCCCGCGGAGGTGGCTACCTTCCTCGCCCGGGCCCTGCGGCTTGTCAGATCTGAACGGCACGCCACCGGTTGCTCGTCCCCCGTTCGGTGTGTCACGACGGGTGCGAAAGGAGCGCGACCGGTGGCAAACCTCATCGCGGACCACTAGTGGCCATAGGGCTTCGCCGGGTTTGTACCCCCCGTTAGGGGGATACCCCGGATGCCAGGGCATGCGGCAAGGGCGACACTGATGGGGCACCGGGCGGTCCCGCTTTGCCGGGCCGTCGTTCACCGGTGTAGGCGAGACGCGACTTGCGAGCGCATCGGAGCGGACCGGTGCCGAAGGGGGAAACCATGTCATCGACACTCATCACGACGGCGCCTGTGCCACGCGCACGAGCGCGCACAGCGCTCATCCTCGCCGTGACGCTCCTGGCGGGCTTGTTGCCGTTCACCACGCCGCCCGCCAACGCGACAAATGACCCCGATCGGATCAGCTTCACCCTCGAAGGGTGCCGCAACCCGGGGACCGACTACAACCCGGACGCCACCCCGGCGGACCTCGTGTGCGACGACAAGAACTACACCACGGGGAATCTCGGCAAGTCGTGGAACGAGCTCGACCTCGTCCCCCACCGGGTCACTCTCGTGAACGCCCACCAGACCCAGACGTACACCTTCATCGTCGCCGGCGACTACGTCAACAACGCCGGGACGGCCGTCGGGTGGGACTTCATCAGCGAGCTGACCCTCAACACGGCAAAGTCGGATCCGGCCTGCCAAGCCGTAACCACGGGGCCGCTGACGATCACGCCAGAGGGCCAGGGCGCCGGCGGCGCTCACCAGACCATCTACCGCACCGTGACGATCACCCAGCCGGCCAACACGACCTGCGTGTACGACTACTACCAGCGGCTGGCAGTCGGGGCGTCGAAGTTCAGCGGCTCGTCGCTGCAGTCCAACCTGTGGAACCAGCGGCTCACCTCGTCCGGCATCGGTCAGAAGCGCATCTCCATCCCTGTGAAGGAGATCCTTCCGCAGGAGCTCAGCAAGACGATGCGCGCCCAGCAGGGGGCGTCCAACCTGTGGACGCTGGAGAAGACGGCCACCCCGGCGGAGATCAGCTTCGACGATCTCTGCGACCCGACGGCCCCGAAGACGGCGAACGTCACGGTGAAGATCTCCTGGACGAAGAGCACCGTGCCGGGTGAGAACATCATCGTCACCACGACGATCACGGTCACCAACCCGTCGCACCGGACCGTCGAGGTGACGGTGTCGGACCAGGTGTACGCAGGGCCAGGCTTCGGCAACCCGGTGCTACCGCCGGATGTCCGCACCTTCGCTCTGCCGCCGGGAAGTTTGTCCTACACGAACACCCACGTCAGGCCCTCGGGCGAGGCGAGCTTCTACCACGACGTGGCAACCGCCAGCTACCAGGACGTGCTCACCGGCGCGCCCATCCCCGGCACGACGACGGCCACGGCGTCGGCCAACGTGCAGACGCTTCCCGCCGACAGCGGCGCCACCGCCACGGTCAGCGACGTGGAGACGATCACCGGAACGGGTCTAAAGTTCCGGGTGACGTCGGTCACCGGCCCGGGCGCCCCGGGGACCTTCACACCGGCCTACACGCCAGGCGCCAGCGCGCCACTGGTGACCAACTTGACTTGGAACTCCGCCACCCAGTCGGGCAGCGGATCGGTGACGTTCAACAAGCAGGTCGTCGCCGAGCAGGTCGTGGCGGGCAGCGGCGCGCTGGCTGACACCGCGACGCTCACACCCGCCGGCCAGGCGGCGCTCGAGGAGAGCGCGGAGGTCGACATCACCCTCGACGCCGAGGTGGACCTCGACATCCGCAAGACGATCCCGAACGTCCTGACCGGCAACGAGACGCAGACCTTCCACTTTGAGGTGTCGCCTGGGTCGACCTTCGACGAGAACGACGTCGTCAAGACTGAGTCGATCACCTTCACGGCCAACCAGACGGACAAGACCGTGACCGTGAGCGGTTTGGAGCCCGGCACCTACACGGTGCGGGAGTTGCCGGCGACCGGCTGGGACGCCCAGGCGGACAAGACCGTGACGATCACCCTACCGGCGTGCAGCGGCGGCGTGCGGTTCGACAACACCCACCGGCCGGCGCGGGCGCAGGTTCGCAAGGTCACCTTGCCTGCGGGCCACGAGGCCGGCTGGACGTTCACGCTGACCGGTCCGGGTGTGCCGACCAACACGACGGTCACGACCACCGGTGCCGGGTTCATCCAGTTCCCGGTGGACCTGACCGCGGAGGGCACCTACACGGTCACCGAGACGCCCCAGTCCGGGTGGGACCAGACGAGCCCTGCGGGGACGTGCCAGTTCGCCGTGAACTTCCCCGCGGACGCCGGCCGGACGTTCGACTGCGTGTTCACCAACACCCAGCGCGGGCAGATCATCATCGAGAAGATCACCATCCCCGCCGGGTCCGCCCAGCAGTTCGCCTTCGCCGGCGACGTCAGCGGGAGCCTCAGTCACGGCCAGACCGCCTCGCGACAGGTCGTCCCGGGCACGTACACCTCGAGCGAGACCGTGCCCGCCGGCTGGGACCTCGTCAGCATCCAGTGTGACGACGCGAACAGCACCGGGGCTGTCAACACGGCGACCGCCACGTTCCGGGTGGAGCCGGGCGAGACGGTGAAGTGCACGTTCACCAACCGCCAGCGCGGCTCGGCCGAGGTCATCAAGACGACCAACGGCGCGATCGACCCGACGAAGGACTGGCAGTTCCGCCTGTCCGGCCCGGGGCTTGCCGCCGGTGGGGTGACCGACACCTCCTTCGGCAAGGCGGACGGGAAGCTCACCTTCGGCGGCGTGACGCTGACACCCGGCGTGGACTACACGCTGTGCGAGCTGAACGTGCCGGCGAGCTTCTCGGCCCTGTGGAAGCTCGACGGGGTGATCGTGACCCCGACCAACCCCGACAACCCGGAGAACCTCGGCAACATGTGCTACACGTTCCAGGTCGCCCCTGGTGAGAAGCGCGTGTTCGAGGTCGACAACAGCCGGCCGGGCGGTGAGCCGCGGACCATCGGCTACTGGAAGAACTGGAACCGCTGCACCGGCGGCAACCAGGCCGCCAACGCCGACCGCAACGGCGGCTCGGCCAGCGGCTACTACCTCGTCGAGGATCTGCTGCCGCAGACCATCGGCAAGTACACCGTCGACACGTGCATCAAGGCGGTGCGGCTGCTGAACAAGCAGGACAGCAGCGGCCGCAACAAGGCGAACGACGCCGCCTACGAGCTCGGCGCGCAGATGCTGGCCGCCAGGTTCAACCTGGCTGCCGGCGCGGAGACCTGCAACGGTGACGCGCAGAAGCTCGTTGACGACGCCCAGGCCCTGCTGCTCTCCATCAACTTCACAGGGACCGGGGACTACCTCGGCTCGAAGGTGAAGGGTCAGCTAGCCACGGTGCGGGCGCAGGCCCTCGCACTGGCACAGCAGCTCGACGACTACAACAACGGCGACCTCTGCTAGCAGCACGTCACTCAAGAAGGAGGCCCCCGCCGGGGGCCTCCTTCGCGTTCGGGCACGAGGGGCGGGCCTGCCATGGGGGCCCAGCCAACGCCTCGTGGGAGCCCTGACGGCGAGTAGGACGGGCTCGGAGCGGGCATGTCGCAGAGCCATGGCGAGACTGCGACGGGTCGACTGCTCCGCGCCGGGCTACACGCGCCGGCGGCGGGGTCGGGGCTTCGAGTACTTCTCCGCCCGCACCGGCGAGAAGGTCACCGACCCGGAGACGCTGCAGCGGATCAAGGACCTCGTGATCCCCCCGGCTTGGGAGGCGGTGTGGATCTGCCCGCACCCCAACGGGCACCTGCAGGCGGTCGGCACCGACGCGGCGGGACGCAGGCAGTACCTCTACCACCCGCAGTGGCGCACGCGGCGCGACGCGGAGAAGTTCGACCGCATGGTGGACTTCGCGGGGGCGCTGCCGGCAGCCCGGCGCACGTGCGCCGAACACCTGGGCACAAGCGACGAGCTGACCCGCACCCGCGTGCTCGCCTGCGCGCTGCGCCTGCTCGACCACGGCTTCTTCCGCATCGGCACGGAGGCCTACGCCGAGGAGAACGACACGTTCGGCCTCGCCACGATGCGCAAGGAGCACGTGCGCCTGCTCGACCAGGCCGTGGAGTTCGACTACCCCGCCAAGGGCGGTAAGCGGCGCGTCCAGTCGATCGTCGGCCCGGAGGTGTTCGCGGTCGTCAGCCGCCTCAAACGCCGCCGCTCCGGCGGCCAGGAGCTGCTCGCGTACAAGGACGCCGGCCGGTGGCGCGACGTGTCCTCGGCGGACATCAACGAGTTCGTGAAGGACGTCGTCGGCGAGGCGTTCTCCGCCAAGGACTTCCGCACCTGGAACGCCACGGTGCTCGCCGCGGTCGGCCTGGCCGTGTCCGGGCACGCCGCCACGTCGCAGTCCGCGCGCAAGCGGGCGATGTCGCGGACCGTCCAGGAGGTCGCTCACTACCTCGGCAACACCGCCACCGTGGCCCGCAACTCCTACATCGACCCGCGGGTGTTCGACCGCTACGAGTCGGGCTGGACGATCGCCGGAGCGCTGCAGTCCCTCGGCGACGCCGAGTTCGGCCACCCTGCCATCCAGGGCACGGTCGAGCAGGCGGTGCTCGACCTGCTCGAGGAGCGCCGCGGCTCCGAGGCCCTCGAGCGCGTCGCGTCCTGAGCAGGCCGCGGCTCAGCGCCGGTATTGTGCCCGCCGCCCGGGGGGGCAGAATGGGCGTCTGTGCCGCCCTGTTCCGCGGGGCGCGGTCCGCGTGGAGGGTTGGCAGTGGACGTCTCACCGACCGCCTCCGACGAGGCGCGGCTTCGGCTGGCCCTTGCTGTGGCCGAGCTCGGGGTGTGGGACTGGGACGTCGTGACCGGCGAGCTCGAGTGGGACGAGCGGGTCGCCGAGCTGCACGGGGTGGACCCCCACACCTTCGACGGGCGGCTCGAGTCGTTCCTCGCCCGGGTGCACCCCGACGACCTCGCCGGGTTGCAGGAGGCCATCCAGGCGGCGCTGGCAGCACGCTCGCGTTTCCTCCACGAGTTCCGCGTGCTGCGCCCGGACGGCACGACGGCGTGGGTACAGAGCCGCGGGCAGGTCCACGCCGAGGGCACCGTACCCGTGCGCATGCTGGGTGTGAGCGCGGACACCACGGTGCTGCGCACCGCTCGCGAGCGGGCAGGCCGCACCCTCCAGCACGTCAGCGACGGCGTCGTCGTGTTCGACGCGAACTGGCGGGTCGTCTTCGTCAACGCGCAGGCCGCCCGGCTCGTGCAACGCGACGTGCAGGGCCTGGTCGGGCGGGTGCTCTGGGAGGAGTTCCCCGAAGCCGCCGACACGGTGTTCGCGGAGGTCTACCACCGGGCGATGCGCACGCAGCGGCCGGAGGAGCTCGAGGCCTACTACGGCCCCCTGGAGGGCTGGTTCGAGGTCCGGGTCTTCCCGGCGCCGGACGGGTTGACGGTGTACTTCCGCAACGTCGACGAGCGCCGCGCCGCCGAAGAGGAGCGTGCGCGACTGATCCGGCAGCTCACCGCGTCGCTCAACCACAGCGAGCAGCTGCTCACGTTATCCCGCACCCTCGCCGCGACACTGACCCTGGAGGAGGTCGCCGACGCGGTTACCACGCACACCCGGGCGGCCCTCGGCAGCCTGTTCGCGGGCGTCGCGCTGCTCGATGAGGACCGCGAGACCCTCCGCTACGTGAGCATGTCGCCGCTGCCCGACGACGTCGTGCGGGCCTGGACGGAGTTCCCGCTCGACATGGCGGTGCCCGCCGCCGACACGGTCCGCCGCGGTGGGAGCCTCATGTTCCCCGACCGTGCGGCGATCGTGGCCGTCTACCCCCACATCGCCGAGGACCTCGAGCGGGCCGGGACCCAGGGCATGGCCAACGTGGCGCTCGTCGCGTCCGGCAGGACGATCGGCGCGCTGACCGTCACCTGGGCGGAGCCGCACACCTGCGATGAGGAGGAGACCCGGTTCCTCGACACGCTCGCCGGACAGTGCGCGCAGGCGATCGAACGCTCCCGGCTGTTCACCCGCCAGCAAGGTGTCGCCGAGACCCTCCAGCGCGCGATCCTGCCGGAGCGCCTGCCGACCGTGCCCGGCGTGGCGCTCGCAGCCTGCTACGAGGCGGCCGGCCACGGTGTGGACGTCGGCGGTGACTGGTACGACGCCTTCGAGCTTCCCGGGGGCCTGCTCGCCCTCGTCGTCGGCGACGTCGCCGGCCACGGCATCCCCGCCGCGGCCGTCATGGGGCAGCTGCGCAACGCCGGCCGCGCCTACGCCCTCGACGGTCACGGCCCCGGGGCGGTCGTGACGCGGCTCAACCGGCTGCTCTGCCACAGCGCGCGATCCACGTGCGCGACGGTGGTGTGCGCGACCCTTGACCCGGCAACCGGCGCGCTTCGCTGGTCGAGCGCCGGCCACCCCCCGCCGGTGCTCGTCGACGCCGGCTCCGCCCGGCTGCTCGAGCGGGTCCACGGCCCGCTGCTCGGTGCCGACCCCGCAGCGGGCTTCGAGGAGAGCGCGCTCGACCTCGCCGAGGGCGCGACGCTCCTGCTCTACACCGACGGCCTTGTCGAGCACCGCAGCCGTGGCATCGGTGCGGGTCTCGACGAGCTGCTCGGCGTCGTGGCTGCCGCCTCGACGAGCGACCTCGACGGGTTCTGCGACGAGGTCGTCGCCGGCGTGCTGCCGCAGCTTCGCCGCGAGGACGACGTGTGCCTGCTCGCCGTCACCCGGCGCGCGTCCTGACGCCCGAAGGGCTGCGGGGGTGCCGGCGGGCCGCCGGGTACCCACCGGTAGACTCAGGCCCGTGAGCGATGCTGCTTTCCTCGCCGACGAAGGACCTGTCGCGGAACCGGCCAGCCCGGAACTGCTCGAGGGCTTGAACCCCGAGCAGCGGGCGGCGGTCACCCACCCCGGGGGTCCGCTGCTCATCCTCGCCGGTGCGGGTTCGGGCAAG is a window encoding:
- a CDS encoding SpoIIE family protein phosphatase, whose amino-acid sequence is MDVSPTASDEARLRLALAVAELGVWDWDVVTGELEWDERVAELHGVDPHTFDGRLESFLARVHPDDLAGLQEAIQAALAARSRFLHEFRVLRPDGTTAWVQSRGQVHAEGTVPVRMLGVSADTTVLRTARERAGRTLQHVSDGVVVFDANWRVVFVNAQAARLVQRDVQGLVGRVLWEEFPEAADTVFAEVYHRAMRTQRPEELEAYYGPLEGWFEVRVFPAPDGLTVYFRNVDERRAAEEERARLIRQLTASLNHSEQLLTLSRTLAATLTLEEVADAVTTHTRAALGSLFAGVALLDEDRETLRYVSMSPLPDDVVRAWTEFPLDMAVPAADTVRRGGSLMFPDRAAIVAVYPHIAEDLERAGTQGMANVALVASGRTIGALTVTWAEPHTCDEEETRFLDTLAGQCAQAIERSRLFTRQQGVAETLQRAILPERLPTVPGVALAACYEAAGHGVDVGGDWYDAFELPGGLLALVVGDVAGHGIPAAAVMGQLRNAGRAYALDGHGPGAVVTRLNRLLCHSARSTCATVVCATLDPATGALRWSSAGHPPPVLVDAGSARLLERVHGPLLGADPAAGFEESALDLAEGATLLLYTDGLVEHRSRGIGAGLDELLGVVAAASTSDLDGFCDEVVAGVLPQLRREDDVCLLAVTRRAS
- a CDS encoding helix-turn-helix transcriptional regulator codes for the protein MADRGDAAVGARGAARLLGRSGERQAVATFLADIRRGSRVVVVVGEVGMGKTLLWAHAVERAAAGGHRVLAARAAADESKLAYTLLIDLLEPVLDASRGLAEPLRVALETALLRRGSADGHRTDDEGAVARGVLAMLRTLSEQAPVTVAVDDLHLADVESRRALTFALRRLQAEPIGVFATLREQADAAGLETRAGRHPSDVLTLGPLEREAFIDVVCAHAISQPTLSTIEHLGVATGWNPGAALLIAEEMHRRGDPPLRPDRFPIPEVLARPFTHELDALPQTTQELLLIAACMSHPTLAEMEAASGHAAAGADGIDPAMARGLVSVTNERVRFAHPILPSVICSRATLRQRRKANERLGQAVVNPDEQVRHEALAATSVDAALADRLTQAGRRAAARGAMSLAVDHLTRAVRFTPSDQRSAATQRRILAARYHRGVGDVRSARPLLEQAAAGATPGADRAEALLALAELRRDGGELGAAVTLLVLAAEEATDTPALASTISRELAWMQLLSGDARSARCRAAEALIEARRSGQGAALAGSLTLSATLARVTRGRGRPDQLERAAGSARDAALPIAVSHDVEAARCHAAAGRFEAGRAGLEALHRRLLLRGRDDELPYLLGHLATLECRAARWDMALTYSSEGMAVARRCGLRLIEPWLLHAEAFARGCLGQHPEARAAAEAGLRLATEQGVAWWAWRNRWVQGFIALSEGDLQAAAQALVPVQRAAREAGVVDVDETPWSTDAFEALIGLGELEAAEQALTDHENLLALQDRPVANLIADRSRGLLAAAVGDRPEALTCLERSTKGLERLETPFELARSLVALGMIQRRDRKPAAASAALTEAAAIFRRFGATVWADRTRAEFPQTESGSTGPLTPTERRIASLAADGRTNKEISALVYASPKTVESHLSRVYRKLGIRSRAELGRALER
- a CDS encoding lytic transglycosylase domain-containing protein, with product MRASGGHRVDLWTGERSALLSSDWLGYLTLSGIEPSQHALDDIPEEMLARYQSATIICPGLPWPVLAAVGKVETNHARNLGVSSAGARGPMQFMPASWRAFGLDANGDGRADVNDRDDAVLSAASYLCEHGGGDPETLHEALYGYNHAWWYVERVLNIARRYVDGAWDPQAPLLPLDVDALLLNPRLKVYPGGRADIAAGRIDGRVLHLLALLTRQHEITVVSLQTGHSKHVAGTNRVSNHYLGRAVDIAAIDGERVSVSSARARALVTWLASLDGPRRPREVGSPFADFRPQAGHFNDAMHMGHVHIGWGAVPLH